A window from Musa acuminata AAA Group cultivar baxijiao chromosome BXJ3-10, Cavendish_Baxijiao_AAA, whole genome shotgun sequence encodes these proteins:
- the LOC135581667 gene encoding probable adenylate kinase 7, mitochondrial isoform X3: MSGIHRLGALAARSLARRAFSPPPMHRRSFGAAALAEVEYWTEWEEEEHGRYAAAAATDACGEREPRRVQWVFMGSPGVQRHVYATRVAELLDVPYISMGSLVRQELNPNSSLYKKEILDQIANIDLVVNLQCRDDCLVKKHFGADICSHCGKTFDSSNSESTSLNLCLATRTRHAQLKSSAAVDMKDSCMEKFRVYSEQIKQLEEYYMKQKKLLDVQVTGGPGETWQGLLAALHLQHMDTATSQKLTV; this comes from the exons ATGTCCGGGATCCACCGCTTGGGCGCCCTCGCAGCACGATCCCTCGCCCGGCGGGCGTTCTCTCCGCCTCCTATGCATCGCCGGTCCTTCGGCGCCGCGGCGCTGGCGGAGGTGGAGTACTGGACggagtgggaggaggaggagcatggCAGGTACGCGGCCGCAGCGGCCACGGACGCTTGCGGCGAGAGGGAGCCGAGAAGGGTGCAGTGGGTGTTCATGGGGAGCCCCGGGGTGCAGAGGCATGTGTACGCCACGCGCGTGGCGGAGCTCCTCGACGTTCCCTACATCTCGATGGGCTCCCTCGTTCGCCAGGAGCTGAACCCCAACTCCTCCCTCTACAAGaaa GAGATCCTTGATCAAATAGCAAATATAGATTTGGTAGTGAACTTACAATGCCGAGATGACTGCTTGGTGAAGAAACACTTTGGTGCTGATATTTGTTCACACTGTGGGAAGACATTTGATTCTAGCAATTCAGAGTCAACAAGCCTTAATCTCTGTTTGGCTACACGAACACGACATGCACAACTAAAATCATCTGCTGCAGTGGATATGAAGGATTCCTGCATGGAGAAATTCCGTGTCTATTCTGAGCAG ATCAAGCAGTTGGAGGAATACTATATGAAGCAGAAGAAGCTTTTGGATGTCCAAGTGACCGGTGGCCCAGGTGAAACCTGGCAGGGGCTTTTAGCGGCGCTACATCTCCAGCACATGGACACTGCTACTTCACAGAAGCTCACAGTGTAG
- the LOC135581667 gene encoding probable adenylate kinase 7, mitochondrial isoform X1 → MSGIHRLGALAARSLARRAFSPPPMHRRSFGAAALAEVEYWTEWEEEEHGRYAAAAATDACGEREPRRVQWVFMGSPGVQRHVYATRVAELLDVPYISMGSLVRQELNPNSSLYKKIANVVNEGRLVPEEIIFGLLSKRLEEGYQRGEIGFILDGIPRTRIQAEILDQIANIDLVVNLQCRDDCLVKKHFGADICSHCGKTFDSSNSESTSLNLCLATRTRHAQLKSSAAVDMKDSCMEKFRVYSEQIKQLEEYYMKQKKLLDVQVTGGPGETWQGLLAALHLQHMDTATSQKLTV, encoded by the exons ATGTCCGGGATCCACCGCTTGGGCGCCCTCGCAGCACGATCCCTCGCCCGGCGGGCGTTCTCTCCGCCTCCTATGCATCGCCGGTCCTTCGGCGCCGCGGCGCTGGCGGAGGTGGAGTACTGGACggagtgggaggaggaggagcatggCAGGTACGCGGCCGCAGCGGCCACGGACGCTTGCGGCGAGAGGGAGCCGAGAAGGGTGCAGTGGGTGTTCATGGGGAGCCCCGGGGTGCAGAGGCATGTGTACGCCACGCGCGTGGCGGAGCTCCTCGACGTTCCCTACATCTCGATGGGCTCCCTCGTTCGCCAGGAGCTGAACCCCAACTCCTCCCTCTACAAGaaa ATTGCGAATGTTGTGAACGAAGGGAGGTTGGTGCCAGAGGAAATCATATTTGGGTTGTTGTCGAAAAGGCTCGAGGAAGGATATCAGAGAGGTGAAATTGGATTCATTCTTGATGGAATCCCACGTACGAGGATCCAAGCT GAGATCCTTGATCAAATAGCAAATATAGATTTGGTAGTGAACTTACAATGCCGAGATGACTGCTTGGTGAAGAAACACTTTGGTGCTGATATTTGTTCACACTGTGGGAAGACATTTGATTCTAGCAATTCAGAGTCAACAAGCCTTAATCTCTGTTTGGCTACACGAACACGACATGCACAACTAAAATCATCTGCTGCAGTGGATATGAAGGATTCCTGCATGGAGAAATTCCGTGTCTATTCTGAGCAG ATCAAGCAGTTGGAGGAATACTATATGAAGCAGAAGAAGCTTTTGGATGTCCAAGTGACCGGTGGCCCAGGTGAAACCTGGCAGGGGCTTTTAGCGGCGCTACATCTCCAGCACATGGACACTGCTACTTCACAGAAGCTCACAGTGTAG
- the LOC135581667 gene encoding probable adenylate kinase 7, mitochondrial isoform X2 → MARPRNLRGVISSFSGNSCHCATLGFLKLNVTKHSRTDGVEEEEIEVRVSRHCRDPPLRRPRSTIPRPTGVRAAAYAPPVLRRHGAGGGGVLDGVGGAPPRLQWPQMLVIANVVNEGRLVPEEIIFGLLSKRLEEGYQRGEIGFILDGIPRTRIQAEILDQIANIDLVVNLQCRDDCLVKKHFGADICSHCGKTFDSSNSESTSLNLCLATRTRHAQLKSSAAVDMKDSCMEKFRVYSEQIKQLEEYYMKQKKLLDVQVTGGPGETWQGLLAALHLQHMDTATSQKLTV, encoded by the exons ATGGCTCGGCCTCGTAACCTTAGAGGGGTGATTTCGTCATTTAGCGGCAATTCCTGCCATTGTGCTACGTTAGGGTTTCTGAAACTTAACGTGACTAAGCATTCCCGTACTGACGGCGTCGAAGAGGAGGAGATCGAAGTCCGGGTCAGCCGCCATTGCCGGGATCCACCGCTTAGGCGCCCTCGCAGCACGATCCCTCGCCCGACGGGTGTTCGCGCCGCCGCCTATGCACCGCCGGTCCTTCGGCGCCACGGCGCTGGCGGAGGTGGAGTACTGGACGGAGTGGGAGGAGCGCCGCCGCGGCTGCAGTGGCCACAGATGCTTGTG ATTGCGAATGTTGTGAACGAAGGGAGGTTGGTGCCAGAGGAAATCATATTTGGGTTGTTGTCGAAAAGGCTCGAGGAAGGATATCAGAGAGGTGAAATTGGATTCATTCTTGATGGAATCCCACGTACGAGGATCCAAGCT GAGATCCTTGATCAAATAGCAAATATAGATTTGGTAGTGAACTTACAATGCCGAGATGACTGCTTGGTGAAGAAACACTTTGGTGCTGATATTTGTTCACACTGTGGGAAGACATTTGATTCTAGCAATTCAGAGTCAACAAGCCTTAATCTCTGTTTGGCTACACGAACACGACATGCACAACTAAAATCATCTGCTGCAGTGGATATGAAGGATTCCTGCATGGAGAAATTCCGTGTCTATTCTGAGCAG ATCAAGCAGTTGGAGGAATACTATATGAAGCAGAAGAAGCTTTTGGATGTCCAAGTGACCGGTGGCCCAGGTGAAACCTGGCAGGGGCTTTTAGCGGCGCTACATCTCCAGCACATGGACACTGCTACTTCACAGAAGCTCACAGTGTAG